A genomic segment from Panthera tigris isolate Pti1 chromosome A1, P.tigris_Pti1_mat1.1, whole genome shotgun sequence encodes:
- the LOC102952256 gene encoding olfactory receptor 13G1 has protein sequence MNNSIVTEFMILGLTQNPELQGVLFIVFLCIYLVAFFGNGLIIIVIIYNTTLHTPMYVFLLALAIVDIICTTSIIPKMLGTMLTSGKSISYGSCMSQLFFFTWSLGAEMVLFTTMAYDRYVAICFPLRYSTIMNHYMCVALLSIAMVIAVTNSWVHTGLILNLTFCGPNNIDHFFCEIPPLLSLSCSPVRINEVMVYVADISLAIGDFSLTCLSYGFIIAAILRIRTAEGKRKAFSTCSSHLIVVSLYYCPVIYTYIRPASSYSFERDKVIAALYTLVTPTLNPIVYSLRNKEMQTGIQKVFAFLKH, from the coding sequence ATGAATAACAGCATTGTAACTGAGTTTATGATTCTGGGCCTTACCCAAAATCCTGAACTGCAGGGAGTTCTCTtcattgtctttctctgcatctacctTGTGGCCTTTTTTGGCAATGGGCTAATTATCATTGTTATAATCTATAATACCACCTTGCATACACCCATGTATGTGTTCCTCCTGGCACTAGCTATTGTGGATATCATCTGTACAACAAGCATTATACCAAAGATGCTGGGGACCATGCTAACATCAGGAAAGAGTATTTCATATGGAAGCTGCATGTCCCAGCTCTTCTTCTTCACATGGTCATTGGGGGCTGAGATGGTACTCTTCACCACAATGGCCTATGACCGTTATGTGGCCATCTGTTTTCCTCTTCGCTACAGCACTATTATGAACCACTATATGTGTGTGGCCTTGCTTAGCATTGCCATGGTTATTGCAGTAACCAATTCCTGGGTACACACAGGTCTCATCCTGAACCTGACTTTCTGTGGGCCAAATAACATTGACCACTTCTTCTGTGAGATACCCCCACTGCTCTCTTTGTCCTGCAGTCCTGTGAGAATTAATGAGGTGATGGTATATGTTGCTGATATTTCCCTGGCCATCGGTGACTTCAGCCTCACCTGCCTGTCTTATGGTTTTATCATTGCTGCCATTCTCCGCATCCGCACAGCAGAAGGCAAGAGGAAGGCTTTTTCAACATGTTCATCCCACCTCATAGTTGTGTCCCTTTACTACTGTCCTGTAATCTACACATATATCCGCCCTGCTTCCAGCTACTCATTTGAAAGGGACAAGGTGATAGCTGCACTATATACTCTTGTGACCCCAACATTAAACCCAATTGTGTATAGTTTACGAAACAAGGAGATGCAGACAGGGATTCAGAAAGTCTTTGCATTTTTGAAACATTAG